From Topomyia yanbarensis strain Yona2022 chromosome 1, ASM3024719v1, whole genome shotgun sequence, one genomic window encodes:
- the LOC131676310 gene encoding dnaJ homolog subfamily A member 1 isoform X2 translates to MVKETGFYDILGVKPGCSQDDLKKAYRKLALKYHPDKNPNEGEKFKQISMAYEVLSDPEKKAIYDEGGEAAIKKGGAGGGSGFHSPMDIFEMFFNGGFGGRSKRERRGKDLVHQLSVTLEELYSGATRKLALQKNIICDQCEGRGGKKGAVQKCSPCRGTGVVTKLQQLAPGFVQQYEEACRNCRGMGEIVDEKDKCKTCNGRKTVRDRKILEVVVEKGMRDGQKIVFSGEGDQDPDLQPGDIVIVLDEKENPIFKRSGQDLIMHTQLQLVESLCGFQKVIRTLDDRNLAITSYPGEIVKHGAIKYIAGEGMPQYKNPFEKGRLVIQFFVVFPESLPVDLLPALEQCLPGRPVVKVPANAEECNMMDLDPEQDRRGGSYKNAYDEDEDHHGPGVRVQQCATS, encoded by the exons ATGGTTAAGGAAACGGGCTTCTACGATATATTAGGCGTAAAGCCTGGCTGCTCCCAGGATGATTTGAAGAAGGCATATAGGAAGCTGGCACTTAAGTATCATCCGGATAAGAACCCGAATGAAGGCGAAAAGTTCAAACAAATTTCGATGGCGTATGAAGTGCTATCCGATCCGGAAAAGAAAGCAATCTACGACGAAGGCGGTGAAGCAGCTATCAAAAAGGGCGGAGCCGGAGGTGGCAGCGGTTTTCACAGTCCAATGGATATCTTTGAGATGTTCTTCAACGGCGGTTTTGGTGGACGCAG cAAAAGAGAACGGCGTGGAAAGGATTTGGTCCACCAGCTGTCGGTTACGTTGGAGGAATTGTACTCGGGCGCCACTCGGAAGTTAGCTTTACAAAAGAATATTATCTGTGATCAATGTGAAGGTCGTGGCGGCAAGAAGGGTGCCGTTCAAAAATGTTCCCCATGTAGAGGAACCGGCGTTGTGACTAAGCTTCAGCAGCTAGCCCCCGGATTCGTGCAGCAGTATGAAGAAGCATGTCGTAACTGTCGCGGAATGGGTGAAATCGTTGACGAAAAGGACAAATGCAAAACATGCAACGGACGAAAAACGGTACGAGATCGTAAGATTCTCGAGGTTGTTGTAGAAAAGGGTATGCGCGACGGACAGAAAATTGTTTTCTCCGGCGAAGGAGATCAAGATCCAGACTTACAGCCCGGTGATATTGTGATAGTTTTAGACGAGAAGGAAAACCCAATTTTCAAACGATCCGGACAGGATCTCATTATGCATACACAGCTGCAGTTGGTGGAATCGCTTTGTGGTTTCCAGAAAGTGATTAGGACATTAGACGATCGAAATTTGGCCATCACATCATATCCAGGCGAAATAGTTAAACACGGAGCTATAAAATACATCGCCGGTGAGGGTATGCCACAGTATAAAAACCCATTCGAAAAGGGACGACTTGTAATCCAGTTCTTCGTTGTGTTTCCGGAATCATTACCGGTCGATTTGCTTCCCGCCCTAGAACAATGTTTGCCTGGGCGGCCAGTAGTGAAAGTCCCTGCCAACGCGGAAGAATGTAATATG ATGGATCTGGATCCAGAGCAGGATCGTCGAGGCGGCAGTTACAAGAACGCGTATGACGAAGACGAAGACCATCACGGTCCAGGAGTGCGAGTGCAGCAATGTGCCACCAGCTAA
- the LOC131676310 gene encoding dnaJ homolog subfamily A member 1 isoform X1, with amino-acid sequence MKIKTEQGKRAKMVKETGFYDILGVKPGCSQDDLKKAYRKLALKYHPDKNPNEGEKFKQISMAYEVLSDPEKKAIYDEGGEAAIKKGGAGGGSGFHSPMDIFEMFFNGGFGGRSKRERRGKDLVHQLSVTLEELYSGATRKLALQKNIICDQCEGRGGKKGAVQKCSPCRGTGVVTKLQQLAPGFVQQYEEACRNCRGMGEIVDEKDKCKTCNGRKTVRDRKILEVVVEKGMRDGQKIVFSGEGDQDPDLQPGDIVIVLDEKENPIFKRSGQDLIMHTQLQLVESLCGFQKVIRTLDDRNLAITSYPGEIVKHGAIKYIAGEGMPQYKNPFEKGRLVIQFFVVFPESLPVDLLPALEQCLPGRPVVKVPANAEECNMMDLDPEQDRRGGSYKNAYDEDEDHHGPGVRVQQCATS; translated from the exons ATg AAAATCAAGACCGAACAGGGAAAACGGGCCAAAATGGTTAAGGAAACGGGCTTCTACGATATATTAGGCGTAAAGCCTGGCTGCTCCCAGGATGATTTGAAGAAGGCATATAGGAAGCTGGCACTTAAGTATCATCCGGATAAGAACCCGAATGAAGGCGAAAAGTTCAAACAAATTTCGATGGCGTATGAAGTGCTATCCGATCCGGAAAAGAAAGCAATCTACGACGAAGGCGGTGAAGCAGCTATCAAAAAGGGCGGAGCCGGAGGTGGCAGCGGTTTTCACAGTCCAATGGATATCTTTGAGATGTTCTTCAACGGCGGTTTTGGTGGACGCAG cAAAAGAGAACGGCGTGGAAAGGATTTGGTCCACCAGCTGTCGGTTACGTTGGAGGAATTGTACTCGGGCGCCACTCGGAAGTTAGCTTTACAAAAGAATATTATCTGTGATCAATGTGAAGGTCGTGGCGGCAAGAAGGGTGCCGTTCAAAAATGTTCCCCATGTAGAGGAACCGGCGTTGTGACTAAGCTTCAGCAGCTAGCCCCCGGATTCGTGCAGCAGTATGAAGAAGCATGTCGTAACTGTCGCGGAATGGGTGAAATCGTTGACGAAAAGGACAAATGCAAAACATGCAACGGACGAAAAACGGTACGAGATCGTAAGATTCTCGAGGTTGTTGTAGAAAAGGGTATGCGCGACGGACAGAAAATTGTTTTCTCCGGCGAAGGAGATCAAGATCCAGACTTACAGCCCGGTGATATTGTGATAGTTTTAGACGAGAAGGAAAACCCAATTTTCAAACGATCCGGACAGGATCTCATTATGCATACACAGCTGCAGTTGGTGGAATCGCTTTGTGGTTTCCAGAAAGTGATTAGGACATTAGACGATCGAAATTTGGCCATCACATCATATCCAGGCGAAATAGTTAAACACGGAGCTATAAAATACATCGCCGGTGAGGGTATGCCACAGTATAAAAACCCATTCGAAAAGGGACGACTTGTAATCCAGTTCTTCGTTGTGTTTCCGGAATCATTACCGGTCGATTTGCTTCCCGCCCTAGAACAATGTTTGCCTGGGCGGCCAGTAGTGAAAGTCCCTGCCAACGCGGAAGAATGTAATATG ATGGATCTGGATCCAGAGCAGGATCGTCGAGGCGGCAGTTACAAGAACGCGTATGACGAAGACGAAGACCATCACGGTCCAGGAGTGCGAGTGCAGCAATGTGCCACCAGCTAA